The Streptomyces camelliae genome window below encodes:
- a CDS encoding SAM-dependent methyltransferase: MTEGSPTAGPERLDTSVAHNARVWNYWIGGTDNYEVDQQVGEHVAGMFPVIRDVARADRQFLARAVGYLAAERGIRQFLDIGTGLPTVDNTHEIAQRIAPESRIVYVDNDPIVLVHARSLLTSSPEGVTDYLDADVHDPDTILQRAADTLDLTRPVALMMLGILNFVLDTGEARDIVRRLMAALPSGSCLALTHPTYDRDVGGEGNVAAMEFWNANATPPITARSRAEIASFLDGLEPVEPGLVPCSQWRADPADAAPVPQFGAVAVKP; this comes from the coding sequence CCGAGGGCTCCCCGACGGCCGGACCGGAGAGACTGGACACCTCCGTGGCGCACAACGCCCGGGTGTGGAACTACTGGATCGGCGGCACGGACAACTACGAGGTCGACCAGCAAGTCGGTGAGCACGTCGCCGGGATGTTCCCGGTGATCCGGGACGTGGCCCGCGCGGACCGGCAGTTCCTGGCGCGGGCGGTCGGGTACCTGGCCGCCGAGCGCGGGATCCGCCAGTTCCTGGACATCGGCACGGGTCTGCCGACCGTGGACAACACCCACGAGATCGCGCAGCGCATCGCACCGGAGTCCCGGATCGTGTACGTCGACAACGACCCTATCGTGCTGGTGCACGCCCGCTCGCTGCTCACCAGCTCGCCCGAGGGTGTCACGGACTACCTCGACGCCGATGTGCACGACCCGGACACCATCCTGCAGCGCGCCGCCGACACCCTGGACCTCACCCGGCCGGTCGCGCTGATGATGCTGGGCATCCTGAACTTCGTCCTGGACACCGGCGAGGCCCGGGACATCGTGCGCCGGCTCATGGCGGCCCTGCCCTCCGGGAGCTGCCTGGCCCTGACCCATCCGACGTACGACCGTGACGTGGGCGGCGAGGGCAACGTCGCGGCGATGGAGTTCTGGAACGCCAACGCCACCCCGCCGATCACCGCCCGCAGCCGCGCGGAGATCGCCTCGTTCCTCGACGGCCTGGAGCCGGTCGAACCGGGCCTGGTGCCCTGCTCCCAGTGGCGCGCCGACCCGGCGGACGCGGCGCCGGTGCCGCAGTTCGGCGCGGTGGCCGTGAAACCCTGA
- a CDS encoding glutamine synthetase family protein, producing MTTLADPVPGGRPEDLRRVAALTAGLAGQGVRGIVLAYVDTAGVCRVKTVPTARLAAAVSWGVGMSPVFDTFLADDSIVTTDVLGSPDGDLRLYPDLDQLVTLAGQPGWAWAPVDRITQEGARHPGCARTFLRRTVAGAAERHGLAFKAAIEVEWSVGLGSAPAGEFVPAVSGPAYGAVRQVGLSDYTADLLAAFAAQDVPVDQLHPEYAPGQFEISVGALDPVAAADRSVLVRQTIRAVAQRHGLRVSFSPAVSAEGVGNGGHLHLSCWRGGVNLHAGGQRRYGMTPEAESFTAGILARLPALTAVTAPSPASRLRLRPSQWAGVFTAWGRETREAALRVITGTAGRQAQDANLEVKPVDLAANPYLALGCVIAAGLDGLAGALELPGEITGDPARYTPDEAERLGVRRLPRSLPEAAREFRADEVLRAALGPVLADAVTAVRLGEAAAVEGLDDAQVAAAYRWVY from the coding sequence ATGACCACCCTTGCCGACCCCGTGCCCGGCGGGCGCCCGGAGGATCTGCGCCGGGTCGCCGCGCTCACCGCCGGCCTGGCCGGACAGGGCGTGCGCGGGATCGTGCTCGCGTACGTCGACACCGCCGGCGTGTGCCGGGTCAAGACGGTCCCGACGGCGCGGCTGGCGGCGGCCGTGTCCTGGGGCGTCGGCATGTCCCCGGTGTTCGACACCTTCCTCGCCGACGACTCGATCGTCACCACCGACGTCCTCGGTTCCCCGGACGGCGATCTGCGCCTCTACCCGGACCTCGACCAGCTGGTCACGCTGGCCGGGCAGCCCGGCTGGGCGTGGGCGCCGGTGGACCGGATCACCCAGGAGGGCGCCCGGCACCCCGGCTGCGCCCGGACCTTTCTGCGCCGGACGGTGGCCGGCGCGGCCGAGCGTCACGGGCTGGCCTTCAAGGCGGCGATCGAGGTCGAGTGGTCGGTCGGGCTCGGCTCGGCGCCCGCCGGGGAGTTCGTCCCTGCGGTCTCCGGTCCGGCGTACGGCGCGGTCCGGCAGGTCGGCCTGAGCGACTACACCGCCGACCTGCTGGCCGCGTTCGCCGCGCAGGACGTGCCCGTCGACCAGCTCCATCCGGAGTACGCCCCCGGGCAGTTCGAGATCTCCGTGGGCGCGCTGGACCCGGTGGCGGCGGCCGACCGCAGCGTGCTGGTCCGGCAGACGATCCGCGCGGTCGCGCAGCGGCACGGCCTCAGGGTCTCGTTCTCGCCCGCGGTGTCCGCCGAGGGCGTCGGCAACGGCGGCCATCTGCATCTGTCCTGCTGGCGCGGCGGGGTGAACCTGCACGCGGGCGGGCAGCGCCGCTACGGCATGACGCCCGAGGCGGAGTCCTTCACCGCCGGGATCCTGGCCCGCCTGCCCGCGCTGACGGCGGTCACCGCCCCGAGCCCGGCCAGCCGTCTGCGGCTGCGGCCCTCCCAGTGGGCAGGGGTGTTCACCGCGTGGGGGCGGGAGACCCGGGAGGCGGCGCTGCGGGTGATCACCGGTACGGCGGGCCGCCAGGCGCAGGACGCCAACCTGGAGGTCAAGCCGGTCGACCTGGCCGCCAACCCCTACCTCGCCCTCGGCTGCGTCATCGCCGCGGGCCTCGACGGTCTGGCCGGGGCGCTGGAGCTGCCCGGGGAGATCACCGGCGACCCGGCCCGGTACACGCCGGACGAGGCGGAGAGGCTCGGCGTACGCCGCCTGCCGCGGTCCCTGCCCGAGGCCGCCCGGGAGTTCCGTGCCGACGAGGTGCTGCGGGCCGCGCTGGGCCCGGTCCTCGCGGACGCGGTGACCGCCGTACGGCTGGGCGAGGCGGCGGCCGTCGAGGGCCTGGACGACGCCCAGGTGGCGGCGGCCTACCGCTGGGTGTACTGA
- a CDS encoding amidohydrolase family protein: MATAPGPVHEALAALPLVDHHCHGAVTADLAPREFAALLTEGEAWPGSSPFDTPAGVAVRRHCAPLLDLPRHAPPDTYTARRAELGWQEVNRRFLTAAGAEAFFVDTGYTAHPLTSPAELAAASGAAAREVVRLEQVAEAVAARGVEPDAYADVFRTAAEEAVRRPGVVAVKSVAAYRTGFALDPARPAAREVTRAAGNWLAAGGRLTDPVLTRHLLWTAVDLGLPLQLHTGFGDADLRLHRADPALLTDWLRLASGTIPVLLLHCWPYHRQAAYLAAVFEHVYLDVGLALHHTGPARCRAVLEEALEITPFRKLLYSSDAYGVAEFHHLGALCFRQGLAGILQSRVEADELSLPDALRIAAWTGRDNARRLYGLYGPPAPEPARDPSERPTRKV; this comes from the coding sequence GTGGCCACCGCACCGGGACCGGTCCACGAGGCCCTCGCCGCACTGCCGCTGGTGGACCACCACTGCCACGGCGCGGTGACGGCCGACCTCGCGCCGCGGGAGTTCGCCGCGCTCCTCACGGAGGGCGAGGCCTGGCCCGGCAGCTCGCCCTTCGACACGCCCGCCGGGGTGGCCGTACGCCGGCACTGCGCGCCCCTGCTGGACCTCCCGCGGCACGCGCCGCCGGACACCTATACGGCCCGCCGCGCGGAGCTGGGCTGGCAGGAGGTCAACCGCCGCTTCCTGACCGCCGCCGGAGCCGAGGCGTTCTTCGTGGACACCGGCTACACCGCGCACCCCCTCACCTCCCCCGCCGAACTGGCGGCCGCCTCCGGCGCCGCGGCGCGGGAGGTCGTACGCCTGGAACAGGTGGCGGAGGCGGTGGCGGCGCGGGGCGTCGAGCCGGACGCGTATGCCGATGTGTTCCGTACGGCGGCCGAGGAGGCGGTGCGCCGGCCGGGCGTGGTGGCGGTGAAGTCGGTCGCCGCCTACCGCACGGGCTTCGCCCTGGACCCGGCCCGTCCGGCGGCGCGGGAGGTCACACGGGCAGCCGGGAACTGGCTGGCGGCCGGCGGCCGCCTGACCGACCCGGTCCTGACCCGGCACCTGCTGTGGACCGCCGTGGACCTCGGCCTGCCCCTCCAGCTGCACACCGGCTTCGGCGACGCCGACCTGCGGCTGCACCGCGCCGACCCGGCCCTGCTGACCGACTGGCTGCGCCTGGCTTCCGGCACGATCCCGGTCCTGCTCCTGCACTGCTGGCCGTACCACCGCCAAGCCGCGTATCTGGCAGCGGTGTTCGAGCACGTGTACCTGGACGTCGGCCTCGCCCTGCACCACACCGGCCCGGCCCGCTGCCGGGCGGTGCTGGAGGAGGCGCTGGAGATCACCCCGTTCCGGAAACTGCTGTACAGCTCCGACGCCTACGGCGTGGCCGAATTCCACCACCTCGGCGCCCTGTGCTTCCGCCAGGGACTGGCCGGTATCCTCCAATCCCGCGTCGAGGCCGACGAGTTGAGCCTGCCCGACGCCCTGCGCATCGCCGCCTGGACGGGCCGCGACAACGCCCGCCGCCTCTACGGACTCTACGGACCGCCCGCACCCGAACCGGCGCGCGACCCCAGCGAGCGCCCCACCCGGAAAGTATGA
- a CDS encoding NUDIX hydrolase family protein, whose translation MTETTPGWLTTDELEMARARMPILYVEAVPVRVDDSGEVTSIGLLLRIGPDGTVSRTLVSGRVLHHERVRDALLRHLEKDLGPVALPRIPTSIQPFTVAEYFPTAGITPYHDPRQHAVSLAYIVPVTGDCRPRQDALDLVWFSPQEAASAAVQSEMPGGHGVLLRQALAHVGLTY comes from the coding sequence ATGACCGAAACCACGCCCGGCTGGCTCACCACGGACGAGCTGGAAATGGCCAGGGCCCGCATGCCGATCCTGTACGTCGAGGCCGTGCCCGTGCGCGTGGACGACAGCGGCGAAGTCACCAGCATCGGACTGCTGCTGCGCATCGGCCCGGACGGGACGGTCAGCCGGACCCTGGTCTCCGGCCGCGTCCTGCACCACGAGCGGGTCCGCGACGCCCTGCTGCGTCACCTGGAGAAGGACCTCGGCCCGGTCGCCCTCCCCCGCATCCCCACCTCGATCCAGCCCTTCACCGTCGCCGAGTACTTCCCGACCGCGGGCATCACCCCGTACCACGACCCACGCCAGCACGCGGTCTCCCTCGCCTACATCGTCCCGGTCACCGGCGACTGCCGCCCCCGCCAGGACGCCCTGGACCTGGTCTGGTTCAGCCCCCAGGAGGCCGCGTCGGCGGCCGTGCAGAGCGAGATGCCGGGCGGGCACGGGGTGCTGCTGAGGCAGGCGCTGGCGCACGTGGGTCTGACGTACTGA
- a CDS encoding COG4705 family protein — MSTEHVLTDRPHGHARARIRESANKVPEVTVYFWIIKVLTTGMGETASDFLAHTLGNIPAVGLGGLAFVASLVLQFAVRRYVAWIYWTAIVMVSVFGTMAADALHVVVGVPYTLSTPLFLIALAAVFAFWYRSERTLSIHSIRTRRREFFYWAAVLATFALGTAAGDLSATIGLGYLGSVALFAAAICVPALAHRMRLLGAVTAFWTAYVITRPLGASLADWMALPAKRGGLAWGLGPVTLSWTVAIVGFVAFLALSRRDTEPAS, encoded by the coding sequence ATGAGCACAGAGCACGTCCTGACGGACCGGCCGCACGGTCACGCACGCGCGCGCATACGCGAGAGCGCGAACAAGGTGCCGGAGGTCACCGTCTACTTCTGGATCATCAAGGTCCTCACGACCGGCATGGGCGAGACCGCCTCCGACTTCCTGGCCCACACGCTGGGCAACATCCCGGCGGTCGGCCTCGGCGGTCTCGCCTTCGTCGCCTCGCTCGTGCTCCAGTTCGCCGTCCGCCGGTACGTGGCCTGGATCTACTGGACGGCGATCGTCATGGTCAGCGTGTTCGGCACGATGGCCGCCGACGCGCTCCACGTGGTCGTCGGCGTCCCGTACACCCTGTCCACCCCGCTCTTCCTCATCGCCCTCGCGGCCGTCTTCGCTTTCTGGTACAGGAGCGAGCGCACGCTGTCCATCCACTCCATCCGCACCCGCCGCCGCGAGTTCTTCTACTGGGCGGCCGTGCTCGCCACGTTCGCCCTGGGCACCGCCGCCGGCGACCTCTCCGCTACCATCGGCCTCGGCTACCTGGGCTCCGTCGCCCTGTTCGCCGCGGCGATCTGCGTCCCCGCTCTCGCCCACCGCATGCGCCTGCTCGGCGCGGTGACCGCCTTCTGGACGGCGTACGTCATCACACGCCCGCTCGGCGCCTCCCTCGCCGACTGGATGGCCCTGCCGGCCAAGCGCGGCGGCCTGGCGTGGGGGCTGGGCCCGGTGACCCTGTCCTGGACGGTGGCGATCGTCGGGTTCGTGGCGTTCCTGGCACTGTCGCGCCGGGACACCGAGCCGGCGAGCTGA
- a CDS encoding alkaline phosphatase family protein — protein sequence MPDNTRLGQIDHIVVLMEENRSFDHMLGFLYTGRQTPSGKPFEGLTGQESVPGDSGRVTVFPIDRTTPDAYFMPGADPREGYAPTNSQLFGTPTPSVPAPAATMDGFVAGFADALQYDSQKHRPIYPGTKPENIMGCFTPEALPVLSGLARGYAVCDHWYSSAPTETLPNRAFALAGTSLGRMDDNVRGIPIPFDTPSIFGLLEKNSVDWAIYSDGKLLTRHDFPDTQQADQRHFGSFTDFERAAGTGTLPRGFTFLEPDWSPTTGNDQHPNYDVAAGEQLIHDVYYTLRNGPNWNRTLLVVTYDEHGGCYDHVAPPSGAVPPDDSQGEFGFDFTRFGVRVPAVLVSPLIEPGTVFRVDGTTPLDHTSLLKTIEQRWKLPPLTRRDEAAPGIGEVLTLDQPRTDDPLDGVAVPTSSGNNPARGTTSHLDTVCEALAAQHLSSA from the coding sequence ATGCCTGACAACACCCGACTGGGACAGATCGACCACATCGTGGTCCTGATGGAGGAGAACCGTTCCTTCGACCACATGCTGGGGTTCCTCTACACCGGCAGACAGACCCCGTCAGGCAAGCCTTTCGAAGGTCTGACGGGGCAGGAGAGCGTCCCCGGGGACAGCGGCAGGGTCACGGTCTTCCCGATCGACCGGACCACGCCGGATGCGTACTTCATGCCCGGCGCCGATCCCAGAGAGGGCTATGCGCCGACCAACAGCCAGTTGTTCGGGACGCCGACTCCTTCCGTACCGGCCCCTGCCGCGACCATGGACGGATTCGTGGCCGGCTTCGCCGACGCACTGCAATACGACAGCCAGAAGCACCGCCCGATATACCCCGGCACCAAGCCGGAGAACATCATGGGCTGCTTCACCCCGGAAGCCCTGCCGGTGCTGTCCGGTCTCGCACGGGGCTACGCGGTCTGCGATCACTGGTACAGCTCAGCGCCGACCGAGACCCTGCCCAACCGGGCCTTCGCCCTGGCCGGCACCAGCCTGGGCCGCATGGACGACAACGTGCGCGGCATCCCGATCCCCTTCGACACCCCCAGCATCTTCGGACTGCTCGAAAAGAACTCCGTGGACTGGGCGATCTACAGCGACGGCAAGCTGCTGACCAGACACGACTTCCCCGACACCCAGCAAGCCGACCAGCGTCACTTCGGCAGCTTCACCGACTTCGAGCGTGCCGCAGGCACCGGCACGCTCCCGCGGGGTTTCACCTTCCTTGAGCCCGACTGGTCACCGACGACCGGCAACGACCAGCACCCCAACTACGATGTCGCCGCCGGCGAGCAGCTCATTCACGACGTCTACTACACACTGCGCAACGGGCCGAACTGGAACAGGACCCTGCTGGTCGTCACCTATGACGAGCACGGCGGATGCTACGACCACGTCGCCCCGCCCTCCGGAGCGGTCCCTCCCGACGACTCACAGGGGGAATTCGGATTCGACTTCACCCGGTTCGGAGTGCGGGTGCCCGCCGTACTGGTCTCCCCCCTGATCGAGCCCGGGACCGTGTTCCGCGTCGACGGTACGACACCGCTGGACCACACCTCACTGCTCAAGACGATCGAGCAGCGGTGGAAGCTTCCCCCGCTGACCCGCCGCGACGAGGCGGCACCCGGGATCGGCGAGGTCCTCACCCTCGACCAGCCCCGCACCGATGACCCGCTCGACGGCGTTGCGGTGCCCACCTCAAGCGGCAACAACCCGGCCCGGGGCACGACGTCCCACCTCGACACGGTCTGTGAAGCCCTTGCCGCCCAGCACCTTTCGTCGGCCTGA
- a CDS encoding transketolase: MTITADFGRTYGYDDLPGLMGLMTGDEKHGPAATSTLDVLWVLYDRVLRVTPERRDDPARDRFLLSKGHGPMAYYAVLAAKGFVPVDWLPGFGSYDSPLGHHPDRVLVPGAEIASGSLGHGLPIAVGSALGLRAQGMDDPAVWVLIGDAELDEGSNHEAIAFAGPAGLERLHTVVVDNSSASHARPGGIAARFEAAGWSAVTVDGRDHEALYAAFTAPHPGRPHVVVARVEPKTA; this comes from the coding sequence ATGACGATCACAGCAGACTTCGGCCGTACGTACGGCTACGACGACCTGCCGGGGCTGATGGGCCTCATGACCGGCGACGAGAAGCACGGACCGGCGGCCACCTCCACGCTCGACGTGCTGTGGGTGCTCTACGACCGGGTGCTGCGGGTGACGCCGGAGCGGCGGGACGATCCGGCCCGGGACCGGTTTCTGCTGAGCAAGGGGCACGGGCCGATGGCGTACTACGCGGTGCTGGCCGCGAAGGGGTTCGTGCCGGTCGACTGGCTGCCCGGCTTCGGGTCGTACGACTCCCCGCTCGGGCACCACCCGGACCGGGTGCTGGTGCCGGGGGCCGAGATCGCCAGCGGGTCGCTCGGGCACGGGCTGCCCATCGCCGTGGGCAGCGCCCTGGGCCTGCGGGCGCAGGGGATGGACGACCCGGCGGTCTGGGTACTGATCGGGGACGCCGAACTGGACGAGGGCAGCAACCACGAGGCGATCGCCTTCGCGGGGCCGGCCGGTCTGGAGCGGTTGCACACGGTCGTGGTCGACAACTCCTCCGCCAGCCATGCGCGGCCCGGCGGCATCGCCGCCCGGTTCGAGGCCGCGGGCTGGTCCGCGGTCACCGTCGACGGGCGCGACCACGAGGCCCTGTACGCCGCGTTCACCGCGCCGCATCCCGGGCGGCCGCATGTGGTCGTGGCCCGGGTCGAGCCGAAGACCGCCTGA
- a CDS encoding transketolase family protein, with the protein METMRDRFAPVLSRMLDEDPRVAVVLAEIGKDGFREAMARHPDRVINVGIREQLLVGAAAGLALTGLRPVVHTFASFLVERPFEQVKLDLGHQDAGAVLVSAAASFDWPAGGYTHMSPGDVALIDTLDGWTVHVPGHPDEAESLLCRAVGAHDDKVYVRLSVQSNQRARVVDGRRFVTVREGRSGVVVAVGPLLDTVLAATEGLDVTVLYATTVRPFDTAGLRRATEAAGTDVVLVEPYLAGTSTAAAAEALSDVPHRVLGLGVGRRELRRYGTVEEHVAAHGLDAHSLRERIASFVGSAARVAAGV; encoded by the coding sequence ATGGAAACCATGCGTGACCGTTTCGCCCCCGTTCTCTCCCGGATGCTGGACGAGGATCCGCGCGTCGCGGTCGTCCTCGCCGAGATCGGCAAGGACGGCTTCCGCGAGGCCATGGCCCGGCATCCCGACCGGGTGATCAACGTCGGCATCCGGGAGCAGCTGCTGGTCGGGGCGGCCGCCGGGCTGGCGCTCACCGGGCTGCGGCCCGTCGTGCACACCTTCGCCAGCTTCCTCGTGGAGCGGCCCTTCGAGCAGGTCAAGCTGGATCTGGGACACCAGGACGCCGGGGCGGTGCTGGTCAGCGCGGCGGCCTCGTTCGACTGGCCGGCGGGTGGCTACACGCACATGTCGCCGGGCGACGTCGCGCTCATCGACACGCTGGACGGCTGGACCGTCCATGTGCCCGGACACCCGGACGAGGCCGAGAGCCTGCTGTGCCGCGCGGTCGGCGCGCACGACGACAAGGTGTACGTACGGCTCTCCGTGCAGTCCAACCAGCGGGCGCGGGTGGTCGACGGACGGCGCTTCGTGACGGTCCGCGAGGGCCGCTCCGGTGTCGTCGTCGCCGTCGGCCCGCTGCTCGACACGGTCCTCGCCGCCACGGAGGGGCTGGACGTCACCGTGCTGTATGCGACGACCGTGCGGCCCTTCGACACGGCCGGTCTGCGCCGGGCCACCGAGGCGGCGGGCACCGACGTCGTGCTGGTCGAGCCGTACCTCGCGGGCACCTCGACGGCCGCGGCGGCCGAGGCTCTGTCCGATGTACCGCACCGGGTGCTGGGCCTGGGCGTGGGGCGGCGGGAGCTGCGCCGTTACGGGACGGTCGAGGAGCATGTGGCCGCGCACGGGCTGGACGCGCACAGCCTGCGGGAGCGGATCGCTTCGTTCGTGGGGTCGGCGGCGCGGGTGGCTGCCGGGGTGTGA
- a CDS encoding MmcQ/YjbR family DNA-binding protein — protein MPDAEDVRRIALSLPDTTEKIAWSMPTFRVAGKMFATLPEEETSIAVRCPKEERDELVLAEPEKFWVADHEAQFAWVRARLAALEDEDELRDILADSWRQAAPPRLLDAHPELGRPSVE, from the coding sequence ATGCCGGACGCTGAAGATGTACGCCGTATCGCCCTGTCCCTGCCGGACACCACGGAGAAGATCGCCTGGAGCATGCCCACGTTCCGGGTCGCTGGGAAGATGTTCGCGACCCTGCCCGAGGAGGAGACGTCCATCGCCGTGCGCTGCCCCAAGGAGGAGCGCGACGAACTGGTGCTGGCCGAGCCGGAGAAGTTCTGGGTCGCCGACCACGAGGCACAGTTCGCCTGGGTGAGAGCGAGACTCGCCGCGCTGGAGGACGAGGACGAGCTACGGGACATCCTCGCCGACTCCTGGCGCCAGGCCGCCCCGCCCCGACTCCTCGACGCCCACCCCGAGTTGGGCCGTCCGTCCGTGGAGTGA
- a CDS encoding GNAT family N-acetyltransferase, whose product MNVERWDGTRVRERAGELAELLADAVAGGASVGFLAPLGRTEAAAWWRERADATAAGRLAVWAAVDATGRVTGTVSLAYPDKPNSRHRAELVKLMVHRTARGQGLGRRLLTTAEQAAAATGITLLHLDTETGSPAELLYRSAGWTRAGVIPDYALSPAGELRPTTLYFKRLQG is encoded by the coding sequence GTGAACGTGGAGCGCTGGGACGGTACCCGCGTACGGGAGCGGGCCGGGGAGCTGGCGGAGCTGCTGGCCGACGCCGTGGCCGGCGGCGCCTCCGTCGGCTTCCTGGCCCCGCTCGGACGCACCGAGGCCGCCGCCTGGTGGCGGGAGCGGGCGGACGCGACGGCGGCGGGCCGGCTCGCCGTGTGGGCGGCCGTCGACGCCACCGGCCGGGTCACCGGCACCGTCAGCCTCGCCTACCCCGACAAGCCGAACAGCCGCCACCGCGCGGAACTGGTGAAGCTCATGGTGCATCGCACCGCGCGCGGGCAGGGCCTCGGCCGCCGTCTCCTCACCACCGCCGAGCAGGCGGCCGCCGCGACCGGCATCACCCTGCTCCACCTCGACACCGAGACCGGCAGCCCCGCCGAGCTGCTGTACCGCTCGGCCGGCTGGACACGGGCCGGCGTCATCCCCGACTACGCGCTGAGCCCGGCAGGCGAACTGCGGCCGACGACGCTGTATTTCAAGCGGCTCCAAGGGTGA
- a CDS encoding helix-turn-helix domain-containing protein gives MRSPEDPLDTRLDTRLGTRLAELRAQHGWSLGELAERSGVSRSTLSRAERAEISPTAALLNRLCHVYGRTMSQLLSEVEAEPAPLVRAADQRLWEDRASGFVRRSVSPPHPGLRGELVEGRLTPGADIAYDRPPVTGLEQHLWVLDGALEVTDGEQVHRLGTGDCLRMRVFGPTRFRCAGSGETRYVLAVVRP, from the coding sequence ATGAGAAGCCCGGAGGATCCCCTCGACACCCGGCTCGACACCCGACTCGGTACCCGGCTGGCCGAGCTGCGCGCCCAACATGGCTGGTCCCTGGGCGAGTTGGCGGAGCGCAGCGGAGTGAGCCGGTCGACCCTGTCGCGTGCCGAACGTGCCGAGATCAGCCCCACCGCCGCCCTGCTGAACCGGCTCTGCCACGTCTACGGCCGCACCATGTCCCAGCTGCTCAGCGAGGTCGAGGCGGAGCCCGCCCCGCTGGTCCGGGCCGCCGACCAGCGGCTCTGGGAGGACCGCGCCTCCGGCTTCGTCCGGCGCTCCGTCTCCCCGCCCCACCCCGGCCTGCGCGGCGAACTCGTCGAGGGCCGGCTCACGCCCGGCGCCGACATCGCCTACGACCGCCCGCCCGTGACCGGCCTGGAACAGCATCTGTGGGTGCTCGACGGCGCCCTGGAGGTGACCGACGGGGAACAGGTCCACCGCCTCGGCACCGGGGACTGCCTGCGGATGCGGGTCTTCGGCCCGACCCGGTTCCGCTGCGCCGGATCCGGCGAGACGCGCTACGTACTGGCGGTGGTGCGGCCGTGA
- a CDS encoding LysR family transcriptional regulator, with translation MIEARRLHILRAVADHRTVTAAAAALYLTPSAVSQQLTALEQETGHRLVERSAKGVRLTPAGEILLSHTNAVLAQLERAEAELAAYGSGEAGTVTVAAFATGIAQVVAPAVARLADSAPGIRIRVQDAEGDASLPMVLDRQVDVAVAVEYRGAPPADDPRLTHVPLYAEPFDAVVPVGHRLADLAEVPLAELAKDPWIGPYPGNPCHDVVVLACESAGFQPRLEHSSDDFRAVVALASAGAGVALVPRSALNGMDLTGVIVRPVDGVAPTRRVFAAVRRGAEGHPLIRPVLDALGRAAQQA, from the coding sequence ATGATCGAAGCACGGCGGCTCCACATCCTCCGTGCGGTGGCCGACCACCGCACGGTCACCGCGGCGGCCGCCGCGCTCTATCTCACCCCCTCCGCGGTCTCCCAGCAGCTGACGGCCCTGGAGCAGGAGACCGGCCACCGCCTGGTCGAGCGCAGCGCCAAGGGCGTACGGCTCACCCCGGCCGGCGAGATCCTGCTGAGCCACACCAACGCGGTCCTGGCCCAGCTGGAGCGGGCCGAGGCGGAGCTCGCGGCCTACGGTTCGGGCGAGGCGGGCACGGTCACCGTGGCCGCCTTCGCCACCGGCATCGCCCAGGTCGTGGCCCCGGCCGTGGCGCGGCTCGCGGACAGCGCGCCCGGCATCCGGATCCGGGTCCAGGACGCGGAGGGCGACGCGAGCCTGCCGATGGTGCTGGACCGGCAGGTCGACGTGGCGGTCGCGGTCGAATACCGGGGTGCACCGCCCGCCGACGACCCCCGGCTCACCCATGTCCCGCTCTACGCCGAGCCGTTCGACGCGGTCGTACCCGTCGGGCACCGGCTCGCGGACCTCGCCGAGGTCCCCCTCGCCGAGCTGGCCAAAGACCCCTGGATCGGCCCGTACCCCGGCAACCCCTGCCACGACGTGGTCGTCCTCGCCTGCGAGAGCGCCGGCTTCCAGCCTCGTCTGGAGCATTCGTCCGACGACTTCCGCGCCGTGGTCGCGCTGGCCTCGGCGGGCGCGGGCGTGGCCCTCGTACCGCGCTCTGCCCTGAACGGCATGGACCTGACGGGGGTGATCGTCCGCCCCGTCGACGGCGTGGCCCCGACCCGCCGCGTCTTCGCCGCCGTACGGCGCGGAGCCGAGGGACACCCGCTGATCCGCCCGGTGCTGGACGCGCTGGGGCGGGCCGCACAGCAGGCGTGA